A stretch of the Bradyrhizobium sp. CCBAU 53351 genome encodes the following:
- the dapB gene encoding 4-hydroxy-tetrahydrodipicolinate reductase, translating to MSDMRLIVAGAGGRMGRALVRAISESKGAVLAGALEAPGSELLGKDAGVLAGLPANGIKLSADLWAMSKEADGILDFTVPAATIANVAIAAERGIVHVVGTTGLSGSDNAVIKSVTNRAVVVQSGNMSLGVNLLAAVVKRVAKALDQGFDIEIVETHHRMKVDAPSGTALMLGQAAASGRGVTLDEHSERGRDGITGARRPGNIGFASLRGGTVAGDHSVTFLGPFERLTLTHQAEDRMLFAHGALKAALWAHGKAPGHYSMADVLGLADI from the coding sequence CCGCGCGCTGGTGCGGGCGATTTCCGAGAGCAAAGGCGCGGTGCTGGCCGGCGCGCTGGAGGCCCCGGGATCGGAGCTGCTCGGCAAGGATGCCGGGGTGCTCGCAGGGCTGCCCGCCAACGGCATCAAGCTCTCGGCCGATCTCTGGGCGATGTCGAAGGAGGCCGACGGTATCCTCGATTTTACCGTCCCTGCCGCCACCATCGCCAATGTCGCGATCGCCGCCGAGCGCGGCATCGTCCATGTCGTCGGCACCACCGGGCTGTCGGGCTCCGACAACGCCGTGATCAAGAGCGTCACCAACCGTGCCGTCGTGGTGCAGTCGGGCAATATGAGCCTGGGCGTCAATTTGCTTGCCGCCGTGGTCAAGCGCGTCGCCAAGGCGCTCGACCAGGGTTTCGACATCGAGATCGTCGAGACCCATCACCGCATGAAGGTCGATGCACCCTCCGGCACGGCGCTGATGCTGGGCCAGGCCGCCGCCAGTGGCCGCGGCGTCACGCTCGATGAGCATTCCGAGCGGGGCCGCGACGGTATCACCGGCGCGCGCAGGCCTGGCAATATCGGCTTCGCCTCGTTGCGCGGCGGCACCGTCGCCGGCGATCACAGCGTGACCTTCCTCGGGCCGTTCGAGCGCCTGACGCTGACGCATCAGGCCGAGGACCGCATGCTGTTCGCCCATGGCGCGCTGAAGGCGGCGCTGTGGGCGCATGGCAAAGCGCCGGGGCATTACTCCATGGCCGACGTGCTCGGCCTTGCCGATATCTAG
- a CDS encoding 2,3-bisphosphoglycerate-dependent phosphoglycerate mutase produces the protein MSERLLVLVRHGQSEWNLKNLFTGWKDPDLTELGVKEATEAGRKLKAQGLVFDVAFTSVLTRAQHTLDIILGELGQKGLPTSKNLALNERDYGDLSGLNKDDARKKWGEDQVLIWRRSYDVPPPGGESLKDTLARALPYYVQEILPGVLNGKRTLVAAHGNSLRALIMVLEKLSPEGILKRELATGVPIIYRLNADSTVASKLDLAG, from the coding sequence ATGAGCGAACGTCTTCTCGTGCTCGTGCGCCACGGCCAGAGCGAATGGAATCTGAAGAACCTGTTCACCGGCTGGAAGGATCCTGACCTCACCGAGCTCGGCGTGAAGGAAGCTACCGAAGCCGGCCGCAAGCTGAAGGCACAGGGTCTCGTGTTCGACGTGGCCTTCACCTCGGTGCTGACGCGCGCGCAACACACGCTCGATATCATCCTCGGCGAGCTCGGCCAGAAGGGCTTGCCGACTTCGAAGAACCTCGCGCTGAACGAGCGCGACTACGGCGATCTCTCCGGCCTCAACAAGGACGACGCCCGCAAGAAATGGGGTGAGGATCAGGTGCTGATCTGGCGCCGCTCCTACGACGTGCCGCCGCCCGGCGGCGAAAGCCTGAAGGACACGCTCGCGCGCGCGCTGCCCTATTACGTGCAGGAGATCCTGCCCGGCGTGCTCAACGGCAAGCGCACCCTGGTTGCCGCCCACGGCAATTCGCTGCGCGCGCTGATCATGGTGCTGGAGAAGCTGTCGCCCGAAGGCATTTTGAAGCGCGAGCTCGCGACCGGCGTGCCGATCATCTACCGGCTCAACGCGGATTCGACCGTGGCGTCGAAGCTGGATCTGGCGGGCTAA
- a CDS encoding sulfate transporter family protein gives MLDAAVKALSQMMSPPMRSILWRSIGLALVLIIVLAIGLQRLLSWFATSGEVWLEGLLGPGWHTSLDVLSWIVSIAAGLGVVFGGIFLMPAITSLVASLFVDDVADVVEREHYPAEQPGLALPFNQAIFEGIKTALLTILVYLIALPLVLFAGAGFLIFFLAAAWLLGREYFELAAMRFRSPEEAKAMRRDNAATIFTAGLFIAAFVSIPIVNLATPIFGMAFMVHMHKRLSGPRPELIEPARQMR, from the coding sequence ATGCTGGATGCCGCCGTGAAGGCGCTGTCGCAAATGATGTCGCCGCCGATGCGCTCGATCCTGTGGCGGTCGATTGGGCTCGCGCTGGTGCTGATCATCGTGCTGGCGATCGGCTTGCAGCGGCTGCTCAGCTGGTTTGCGACCTCCGGCGAGGTCTGGCTGGAAGGCCTGCTCGGGCCGGGCTGGCATACGTCACTCGACGTCCTGTCCTGGATCGTCTCGATCGCGGCGGGCCTCGGCGTCGTGTTCGGCGGCATCTTCCTGATGCCCGCGATCACCTCGCTGGTGGCGAGCCTGTTCGTCGACGACGTCGCCGATGTCGTGGAGCGCGAGCATTATCCGGCCGAGCAGCCGGGTCTCGCGCTACCCTTCAACCAGGCGATCTTCGAAGGCATCAAGACCGCGCTGCTGACGATCTTGGTCTACCTGATCGCGCTGCCGCTGGTGCTGTTCGCCGGCGCCGGATTCCTGATCTTCTTCCTCGCCGCGGCCTGGCTGCTCGGCCGTGAATATTTCGAGCTCGCGGCGATGCGCTTCCGTTCGCCGGAGGAAGCCAAGGCGATGCGGCGCGACAATGCCGCGACCATCTTCACCGCCGGCCTGTTCATCGCCGCCTTCGTCTCGATCCCGATCGTCAATCTGGCGACGCCGATCTTCGGCATGGCCTTCATGGTCCACATGCACAAGCGGCTGTCAGGCCCGCGGCCGGAGCTGATCGAACCGGCGCGGCAGATGCGCTAA
- the nikR gene encoding nickel-responsive transcriptional regulator NikR, protein MQRITITIEDDLLAEIDAAAEARGYQNRSEIIRDLARAGLQQSTEDTAQTGQCVAGLVYVYDHAARDLSKRLVQEFHGHHDLALATLHVHLDDDNCMEMTALKGAADEVKHFADHIIAERGVRYGRVVMIPTGERKPAKARKHGHRHG, encoded by the coding sequence ATGCAGCGAATTACGATCACGATCGAGGACGATCTGCTGGCGGAGATCGACGCGGCGGCAGAGGCGCGCGGCTACCAGAATCGCTCCGAGATCATCCGCGACCTCGCCCGCGCCGGCCTGCAGCAGAGCACCGAGGACACCGCGCAAACAGGCCAATGCGTCGCCGGCCTCGTCTATGTCTACGACCACGCCGCCCGCGATCTGTCGAAACGACTGGTGCAGGAATTTCACGGCCATCACGACCTCGCGCTGGCGACCCTGCACGTCCATCTCGACGACGACAATTGCATGGAGATGACGGCGCTGAAGGGCGCTGCCGACGAGGTCAAGCATTTCGCCGACCACATCATCGCCGAACGCGGCGTGCGCTATGGCCGCGTCGTGATGATCCCGACCGGGGAGCGGAAGCCGGCGAAGGCGCGGAAGCACGGGCACCGGCATGGGTAG
- a CDS encoding bifunctional helix-turn-helix domain-containing protein/methylated-DNA--[protein]-cysteine S-methyltransferase, which translates to MMTLAIHDQRLTKPGPQHAALRDYDSVRRAIAFISENWRAQPTIEAMADAAGVTPDELHHLFRRWASITPKAFMQALTLDHAKGLLRDSASILDAALDSGLSGPGRLHDLFVTHEAMSPGEWKNGGAGLTLRYGFHPSPFGTAIVIATDRGLSGLAFADHGDEKIALADMTRRWPNATYVEDHEGTAPLAARIFDTRLWRPDQPLRVVMIGTDFEVRVWETLLKIPMGRAVSYSDIACNINSPKASRAVGAAVGKNPVSFVVPCHRALGKSGTLTGYHWGITRKQAMLGWEAGQLGMQRNS; encoded by the coding sequence ATGATGACACTCGCCATACATGACCAGCGCCTGACCAAGCCGGGCCCCCAACACGCCGCGTTGCGCGACTATGATTCGGTGCGCCGGGCGATCGCCTTCATCTCGGAGAACTGGCGCGCGCAGCCGACCATCGAGGCGATGGCCGATGCGGCCGGCGTCACGCCGGATGAGCTGCACCATCTGTTCCGCCGCTGGGCCTCGATCACACCAAAGGCCTTCATGCAGGCGCTGACGCTCGACCACGCCAAGGGCCTGCTGCGGGACTCCGCGAGCATTCTCGACGCCGCGCTCGATTCCGGCCTGTCGGGCCCGGGCCGGCTGCACGATCTCTTCGTCACGCATGAAGCGATGTCGCCGGGCGAATGGAAGAACGGCGGCGCCGGCCTCACCTTGCGCTACGGCTTTCATCCCTCCCCGTTCGGCACGGCGATCGTGATCGCCACCGATCGCGGCCTGTCGGGGCTTGCCTTCGCCGACCACGGCGACGAGAAGATCGCGCTCGCCGACATGACGCGGCGCTGGCCGAATGCCACCTATGTCGAAGACCACGAAGGCACGGCGCCGCTCGCGGCGCGCATCTTCGACACCAGGCTGTGGCGGCCGGACCAGCCGCTGCGCGTGGTGATGATCGGCACCGATTTCGAGGTGCGGGTGTGGGAGACGCTCTTGAAGATCCCGATGGGCCGCGCGGTGTCCTATTCGGACATCGCCTGCAACATCAACAGTCCGAAGGCCTCGCGCGCCGTCGGCGCCGCGGTCGGCAAGAACCCGGTCTCGTTCGTCGTGCCCTGCCACCGCGCGCTCGGCAAGAGCGGCACGCTCACCGGCTATCATTGGGGCATCACGCGCAAGCAGGCGATGCTGGGCTGGGAAGCCGGGCAGCTCGGGATGCAGCGGAATTCGTAG
- the nth gene encoding endonuclease III gives MAKITRKPVPRKAAAPKKARAAVAKPKPGEKTAPAKKSLKAIRPWTPAEVREVFSRFRKANSEPKGELEHVNPFTLLVAVVLSAQATDAGVNKATRALFEIADTPQKMLDLGEERLRDYIKTIGLYRTKAKNVIALSAKLLSEFGGEVPRTRAEIESLPGAGRKTANVVLNMAFGEHTMAVDTHVFRVGNRTALAPGKTPLEVELGLEKVIPAEFMLHAHHWLILHGRYTCLARKPRCEVCLINDLCRWPEKTV, from the coding sequence ATGGCGAAAATCACCCGCAAGCCGGTCCCGCGCAAGGCCGCCGCGCCGAAAAAGGCAAGGGCCGCTGTCGCGAAGCCCAAGCCCGGCGAGAAAACGGCTCCAGCGAAAAAATCACTCAAAGCGATCAGACCCTGGACGCCCGCCGAGGTCCGCGAGGTCTTCAGCCGTTTCCGCAAGGCCAACTCGGAACCGAAGGGCGAGCTCGAGCACGTCAATCCGTTCACGCTGCTGGTCGCCGTGGTGCTGTCGGCGCAGGCGACCGATGCCGGCGTCAACAAGGCGACGCGCGCCTTGTTCGAAATCGCCGATACCCCGCAGAAGATGCTCGACCTCGGCGAGGAGCGCTTGCGCGACTACATCAAGACCATCGGCCTCTACCGCACCAAGGCGAAAAACGTGATCGCGCTGTCGGCAAAGCTGCTCAGCGAGTTCGGCGGCGAGGTGCCGCGCACCCGCGCCGAGATCGAGTCGCTGCCCGGCGCCGGCCGCAAGACCGCCAACGTCGTGCTCAACATGGCCTTCGGCGAGCACACCATGGCGGTCGACACGCATGTCTTCCGCGTCGGCAACCGCACTGCCCTGGCGCCCGGCAAGACGCCGCTGGAGGTCGAGCTCGGTCTCGAGAAGGTCATCCCGGCCGAGTTCATGCTGCACGCCCATCATTGGCTGATCCTGCACGGCCGCTATACCTGCCTCGCGCGCAAGCCGCGCTGCGAGGTCTGCCTGATCAACGATCTCTGCCGGTGGCCGGAGAAGACGGTCTGA
- a CDS encoding metal-sensitive transcriptional regulator, which translates to MRKDIKASVGKRLGRIEGQVRGLSKMVEEDRYCIDIVTQISAVRAALRRVEEEVLKDHVAHCVEHAIASGDKTDQREKIAELMAVIGRAER; encoded by the coding sequence ATGCGCAAGGACATCAAGGCATCTGTCGGAAAACGCCTGGGCCGGATCGAGGGCCAGGTTCGCGGCCTCTCGAAAATGGTAGAGGAGGACCGCTACTGCATCGACATCGTGACGCAGATCTCGGCGGTGCGTGCCGCGCTGCGCCGGGTCGAGGAGGAAGTCCTGAAGGATCACGTCGCCCATTGCGTCGAGCACGCCATCGCGAGCGGCGACAAGACCGACCAGCGCGAGAAGATCGCGGAGCTGATGGCGGTGATCGGACGGGCGGAGCGGTAG
- a CDS encoding DUF2244 domain-containing protein, translated as MSTGNEIERSDRDPRDVQIFSALLTPHRSLNRTGFLAVMLFVSAVSFVTGLVFLMMGAWPVFGFFGLDVLVIWWAFKANFRAARASEEIVITPSELRVRRVSHRGQVAEWTFNPLWVRLDQEIDEEYGIEHLYLISRGSRLRIAGFLGPEEKTSFYNALVGALNAARRGPTYNPVT; from the coding sequence ATGAGCACAGGCAACGAAATTGAGCGCAGCGATCGTGATCCGCGCGACGTGCAGATCTTCTCCGCGCTGCTGACGCCGCACCGCTCGCTGAACCGCACCGGCTTCCTCGCCGTGATGCTGTTCGTGAGCGCGGTCAGCTTCGTCACCGGCCTCGTCTTCCTGATGATGGGCGCCTGGCCGGTGTTCGGTTTCTTCGGCCTCGACGTTCTCGTGATCTGGTGGGCCTTCAAGGCCAATTTCCGCGCCGCGCGGGCCAGCGAGGAGATCGTGATCACGCCTTCGGAGCTGCGCGTGCGCCGCGTCAGTCACCGCGGTCAGGTTGCCGAATGGACGTTCAACCCGCTCTGGGTCCGGCTCGACCAGGAGATCGACGAGGAATACGGCATCGAACATCTCTATCTGATCTCTCGCGGCAGCCGGCTGCGTATCGCCGGCTTTCTCGGACCGGAGGAAAAGACAAGTTTTTACAATGCCTTGGTCGGCGCCCTGAATGCCGCCCGACGCGGCCCGACCTATAATCCGGTGACTTGA
- a CDS encoding YiiX/YebB-like N1pC/P60 family cysteine hydrolase — protein sequence MGTVLDSVGKLIAAYLSKEVPGYEPFTPSDPEHLRGVIEPGDVLLVEGNNRISGIIKYLTQSTWSHAALYVGPVEGAAEPDGEPHVLIEANIGEGVTSAPLSKYFPYHTRVCRPVGLSYEDRTTVCRYAINRIGFGYDTKNIVDLMRFLFPLPVPQRWRRRMIAIGSGDPTKIICSALIAQAFDAVRYPILPKITKAGSRAARREILHIRDSSLYMPRDFDISPYFEVVKPTIVHGFDYTALHWADKQKPLEEVAGTFSVFPETISAPPLVPEAIDQEAPDEIPAEQVSADVAVAGSVTASEHVPLLKKLAMYRPRRRGRAREKAA from the coding sequence ATGGGGACGGTCCTAGATTCAGTCGGCAAGTTGATTGCCGCGTACCTCTCCAAGGAGGTGCCCGGCTATGAGCCGTTCACGCCAAGCGACCCCGAGCACCTGCGCGGCGTCATCGAGCCCGGCGACGTGCTGCTGGTCGAGGGCAACAACCGCATCTCCGGCATCATCAAATATCTGACCCAGTCGACCTGGTCGCATGCCGCGCTCTATGTCGGTCCGGTCGAAGGCGCCGCGGAGCCCGATGGCGAGCCGCACGTGCTGATCGAGGCCAATATCGGCGAAGGCGTCACCTCGGCGCCGCTGTCGAAATATTTTCCGTATCACACCCGCGTCTGCCGCCCGGTCGGGCTGTCCTATGAGGATCGCACCACGGTCTGCCGCTATGCGATCAACCGCATCGGCTTCGGCTACGACACCAAGAACATCGTCGACCTCATGCGCTTCCTGTTTCCGCTGCCGGTGCCGCAGCGCTGGCGGCGTCGCATGATCGCGATCGGCTCGGGCGATCCGACCAAGATCATCTGCTCGGCACTGATCGCGCAGGCCTTCGACGCCGTGCGCTACCCGATCCTGCCCAAGATCACCAAGGCCGGCAGCCGCGCCGCCCGCCGCGAGATCCTGCACATCCGCGATTCCTCGCTCTACATGCCCCGCGACTTCGACATCTCGCCCTATTTCGAAGTCGTCAAACCCACCATCGTGCACGGGTTCGACTACACCGCCCTGCACTGGGCCGACAAGCAGAAGCCGCTCGAGGAGGTAGCGGGCACATTCAGTGTGTTTCCAGAAACGATCAGTGCGCCGCCGCTCGTTCCTGAAGCGATTGACCAAGAGGCGCCGGATGAGATTCCGGCTGAGCAAGTGAGTGCGGATGTTGCAGTGGCCGGAAGCGTCACTGCTTCCGAGCATGTTCCGCTGCTGAAGAAGCTGGCGATGTACCGCCCGCGTCGGCGTGGCCGCGCAAGAGAGAAAGCGGCATAG
- a CDS encoding heavy metal translocating P-type ATPase, whose protein sequence is MNNNEHGHHHDTNKPSGCGCSSKAAPAAKPATSSCCGGHGDHSGHAHHHTHDRGDALTGVKDPVCGMSVDPATSKHRFDHHGETFHFCSAGCRTKFAADPAKYLAKEKAPEPEMPAGTIYTCPMHPEIRQVGPGSCPICGMALEPEVASLESGPNPELADMTRRFWIGGALALPAVVLEMGGHLTGPHNWIDATLSNWIQLVFATPVVLWAGWPFFVRGWQSLLTRNLNMFTLIAMGTGVAYVYSVLGTVTPQIFPATFRGHEGAVAVYFEAAAVITVLVLLGQVLELRARDATSGAIKALLQLAPKTARRVDADGSEHEVEIDTLHAGDRLRVRPGEKVPVDGIILEGRSSLDESLVTGESMPVTKEAGAKVIAGTLNQSGSFVMRADKVGRETLLSQIVQMVADAQRSRAPIQRLADQVAGWFVPTVIVVALVAFGAWAWFGPEPRLAFGLVAAVSVLIIACPCALGLATPMSIMVGVGRGAQGGVLIKNAEALERMEKIDTLVVDKTGTLTEGKPKVVAIVPAAGFAEDDILRLAASVERASEHPLADAIMRAAKEKQLALGQVEHFDSPTGKGATGKVDGKTIALGNARYLASIGIDTIALDAEAERLRQDGATVINMAVDGALAGLFAIADPVKASTPEALKALADEGIKVIMLTGDNRTTAEAVARRLGISEVEAEVLPDQKSAVVSKLQKAGRVVAMAGDGVNDAPALAAAEVGIAMGTGTDVAMESAGVTLLKGDLVGIVRARKLSQATMSNIRQNLFFAFIYNAAGIPIAAGILYPAFGLLLSPIIAAAAMALSSVSVVGNALRLRATRL, encoded by the coding sequence ATGAACAACAACGAGCACGGGCATCATCACGACACGAACAAGCCTTCCGGATGCGGTTGTTCGAGCAAGGCGGCGCCGGCCGCCAAGCCCGCGACCTCCTCGTGCTGCGGGGGTCACGGCGATCATTCCGGCCATGCCCATCATCACACCCATGACCGCGGTGACGCCTTGACGGGGGTCAAGGACCCCGTCTGCGGCATGAGCGTCGATCCCGCGACCTCGAAGCACCGCTTTGACCATCACGGCGAGACCTTCCATTTCTGCTCGGCCGGCTGTCGCACCAAGTTCGCCGCCGATCCCGCCAAATATCTCGCCAAGGAGAAGGCGCCCGAACCCGAGATGCCCGCGGGCACGATCTACACCTGCCCGATGCACCCCGAGATCCGCCAGGTCGGTCCCGGCAGTTGCCCGATCTGCGGCATGGCGCTGGAGCCGGAAGTCGCGAGCCTGGAGAGCGGACCCAACCCCGAGCTCGCCGACATGACACGCCGGTTCTGGATCGGCGGCGCGCTGGCGCTGCCGGCCGTGGTGCTGGAGATGGGCGGCCATCTCACGGGTCCGCACAACTGGATCGACGCGACGCTCTCGAACTGGATCCAGCTCGTCTTCGCCACGCCGGTGGTGCTGTGGGCCGGCTGGCCGTTCTTCGTCCGCGGCTGGCAATCGCTGCTGACGCGCAACCTCAACATGTTCACGCTGATCGCGATGGGCACGGGCGTTGCCTATGTCTACAGCGTCCTCGGCACCGTCACGCCGCAGATCTTCCCTGCGACGTTCCGTGGCCATGAAGGCGCGGTTGCCGTCTATTTCGAGGCGGCCGCCGTCATCACCGTGCTGGTGCTGCTCGGCCAGGTGCTGGAGCTGCGCGCGCGTGACGCGACCTCGGGCGCGATCAAGGCGCTGCTGCAGCTCGCGCCGAAGACCGCGCGCCGCGTCGATGCCGATGGCAGCGAGCACGAGGTCGAGATCGATACGCTTCATGCCGGCGACCGCTTGCGCGTTCGTCCCGGCGAGAAGGTGCCGGTCGACGGCATCATCCTGGAGGGGCGCTCCTCGCTCGACGAATCCCTGGTGACGGGCGAGTCCATGCCGGTCACCAAGGAAGCCGGCGCCAAGGTCATTGCCGGCACGCTGAACCAGTCGGGCAGCTTCGTGATGCGCGCCGACAAGGTCGGCCGCGAGACGCTGCTGTCGCAGATCGTGCAGATGGTCGCGGACGCGCAGCGCTCGCGCGCGCCGATCCAGCGCCTCGCCGATCAGGTCGCCGGCTGGTTCGTTCCCACCGTGATCGTCGTCGCTCTCGTCGCGTTCGGCGCATGGGCCTGGTTCGGACCGGAGCCGCGGCTGGCCTTCGGCCTCGTCGCGGCCGTCAGCGTGCTGATCATCGCCTGCCCCTGCGCGCTGGGCCTTGCGACCCCGATGTCGATCATGGTCGGCGTCGGCCGCGGCGCGCAGGGCGGCGTGCTGATCAAGAACGCCGAAGCGCTGGAGCGGATGGAGAAGATCGACACGCTGGTGGTCGACAAGACGGGCACGCTGACCGAGGGCAAGCCCAAGGTTGTCGCGATCGTGCCGGCCGCCGGCTTTGCGGAAGATGACATCCTGCGGCTCGCGGCCAGCGTCGAGCGCGCCAGCGAGCATCCTTTGGCTGACGCGATCATGCGCGCGGCCAAGGAGAAGCAGCTCGCGCTCGGCCAGGTCGAGCACTTCGACTCGCCAACCGGCAAGGGCGCCACCGGCAAGGTCGACGGCAAGACCATCGCGCTCGGCAACGCCAGATATCTCGCCTCGATCGGAATCGACACGATAGCGCTCGACGCCGAGGCCGAGCGGCTGCGCCAGGACGGCGCGACCGTGATCAACATGGCCGTCGACGGTGCGCTTGCCGGCCTGTTCGCGATCGCCGATCCGGTCAAGGCCTCGACCCCGGAGGCGCTGAAGGCGCTGGCGGACGAAGGCATCAAGGTGATCATGCTGACCGGCGACAACCGCACCACGGCGGAAGCGGTGGCGCGCCGGCTCGGCATCTCCGAGGTCGAAGCCGAGGTGCTGCCGGACCAGAAGAGCGCGGTGGTGAGCAAGCTGCAAAAGGCCGGCCGCGTCGTCGCCATGGCCGGCGACGGCGTCAACGACGCGCCGGCGCTGGCCGCCGCCGAAGTCGGCATTGCCATGGGCACCGGCACGGATGTCGCGATGGAGAGCGCCGGCGTGACACTGCTCAAGGGCGATCTCGTCGGCATCGTCCGCGCGCGAAAACTGTCGCAGGCGACCATGAGCAACATCCGGCAAAACCTGTTCTTCGCCTTCATCTACAATGCCGCCGGCATCCCGATTGCGGCCGGCATCCTCTATCCGGCGTTCGGCCTGTTGCTCTCGCCGATCATCGCCGCGGCGGCGATGGCCCTGTCCTCGGTGAGCGTGGTCGGGAACGCGCTGCGGCTGCGCGCGACGCGGCTGTAG